A stretch of Homo sapiens chromosome 12, GRCh38.p14 Primary Assembly DNA encodes these proteins:
- the MUC8 gene encoding LOW QUALITY PROTEIN: S-antigen protein isoform X1 (The sequence of the model RefSeq protein was modified relative to this genomic sequence to represent the inferred CDS: deleted 6 bases in 6 codons) has product MKWTRAPQILTWVSSEPVWLRVAPFWGCLFLQQMMPALTEPVHVHHELPTSSPGRDPGPRAAHVLSRKGPGSTSCPRPLQEGTPGSRAAHALSRRGHRVHELPTSSPGGDTGFMSCPRPFQEGTPGSRAAHVLSRRGHRGPRVHELPTSSPGRDPGSTSCPRPLQEGTRVTNCPRPLQEGTPGSRAAHVLSRRGHRVHELPTPSPGRDPGFMSCPRPLQEGTRVTNCPRPLQEGTRVTSCPRRLQEGTRVTSCPRPLQEGTRVTNCPRALQEGTPGSRAAHALSRKGPRVHELPTSSPGGDTGFTSCPRPLQEGTPGSRAAHALSRRGHRVHELPTSSPGRDPGHELPTSSPGGDTGFTSCPRTFQEGTPGSGLLPAHIVPLCKSEER; this is encoded by the exons ATGAAGTGGACCAGAGCCCCGCAAATCCTAACGTGGGTGAGCAGTGAGCCTGTGTGGCTGCGAGTGGCTCCGTTTTGGGGCTGTTTGTTCCTGCAGCAAATGATGCCAGCCCTGACGGAACCAGTGCACGTCCACCACGAGCTGCCCACGTCCTCTCCAGGAAGGGACCCGGGTCCACGAGCTGCCCACGTCCTCTCCAGGAAGGGACCCGGGTCCACGAGCTGCCCACGTCCTCTCCAGGAGGGGACACCGGGTTCACGAGCTGCCCACGCCCTCTCCAGGAGGGGACACCGGGTTCACGAGCTGCCCACGTCCTCTCCAGGAGGGGACACCGGGTTCATGAGCTGCCCACGCCCTTTCCAGGAAGGGACCCCGGGTTCACGAGCTGCCCACGTCCTCTCCAGGAGGGGACACCGG GGACCCCGGGTTCACGAGCTGCCCACGTCCTCTCCAGGAAGGGACCCCGGGTCCACGAGCTGCCCACGTCCTCTCCAGGAAGGGACCCGGGTC ACGAACTGCCCACGTCCTCTCCAGGAAGGGACCCCGGGTTCACGAGCTGCCCACGTCCTCTCCAGGAGGGGACACCGGGTTCACGAGCTGCCCACGCCCTCTCCAGGAAGGGACCCCGGGTTCATGAGCTGCCCACGTCCTCTCCAGGAAGGGACCCGGGTC ACGAACTGCCCACGCCCTCTCCAGGAGGGGACCCGGGTC ACGAGCTGCCCACGTCGTCTCCAGGAAGGGACCCGGGTC ACGAGCTGCCCACGTCCTCTCCAGGAAGGGACCCGGGTC ACGAACTGCCCACGCGCTCTCCAGGAGGGGACACCGGGTTCACGAGCTGCCCACGCCCTCTCCAGGAAGGGACCCCGGGTTCACGAGCTGCCCACGTCCTCTCCAGGAGGGGACACCGGGTTCACGAGCTGCCCACGTCCTCTCCAGGAGGGGACACCGGGTTCACGAGCTGCCCACGCCCTCTCCAGGAGGGGACACCGGGTTCACGAGCTGCCCACGTCCTCTCCAGGAAGGGACCCGGGT CACGAGCTGCCCACGTCCTCTCCAGGAGGGGACACCGGGTTCACGAGCTGCCCACGCACTTTCCAGGAAGGGACCCCGGGTTCAGGTCTCCTGCCGGCCCACATCGTGCCTTTGTGTAAATCAGAAGAAAGATGA